From the Clarias gariepinus isolate MV-2021 ecotype Netherlands chromosome 3, CGAR_prim_01v2, whole genome shotgun sequence genome, one window contains:
- the si:ch211-57n23.4 gene encoding immunoglobulin superfamily DCC subclass member 3 — protein sequence MKPRILLTFLLTFICVCHGLELAFLLQPSDVIAVRERPLMLHCRVEGEEPITVTWLKNGRPVPTGVGTRTTVMSNGTLLIQSFQKKRDGDSTDAGEYHCAAQNRYGMLVSRKARVQLASLPKFHTHPESMSVDEGGVARFQCQVNSIPEASITWEKDRMAISTSNERYTLLPMGILQITGVKKSDAGVFRCVATNIANIRYSHEALLNVTGGAPRIYKEPVILSGPQNLTITVHQTAILECIATGNPRPIVSWSRQDGRSIGVEGIQVLGTGNLMISDVSLQHSGVYVCAANRPGTRMRRTALGRLVVQAPPEFIQWPQSVSKPIGGSAVFTCVAQGVPEPHLIWLKNGKILTPGDNVKLTNNNSTLAVTRITSDDEAIYQCIAENSAGTNQASARLAVSLATELPESPQGLKATPLSKNTLQLSWTQPSIEVTDSIIGYVLHIRKTGEPDNKELQEAVSKTTFQHDLTNLEPATTYSVYLKAYSPVGASQKSSTVVATTLGGVPTPPAFFTKVMNATSVQVLWELPNKPGKVEGFRLSFRRVPHGDFQGPVQMSCDTNVHTLAHLDPGAVYEIKLVAYNGNGESDCSKRLVSLAEDGTTAKASLGEESRCNCRETEGSLAGMVIGIHIGMACIIFCVLFLMFGYRRSFLCRKWTQDKWSVPKGDDGGHHAHNNGISKNGSPHSHAIELVPQGQSQAFPTQCQVLIEQHSSALPGTDAGTG from the exons ATGAAGCCACGGATTTTGCTGACATTTTTGCTGACATTTATTT GTGTATGTCATGGCTTAGAGCTGGCTTTTCTGCTCCAGCCCAGCGATGTGATTGCTGTAAGAGAGAGACCACTTATGCTACACTGCCGGGTGGAGGGTGAGGAACCCATCACTGTGACATGGCTTAAGAACGGGAGACCGGTCCCTACAGGAGTTGGCACACGAACCACAGTTATGTCCAATGGCACCCTGCTGATTCAAAGCTTCCAGAAGAAAAGAGATGGAGATTCTACAGATGCTGGAGAATACCACTGTGCTGCCCAGAACCGCTACGGCATGCTGGTCAGTCGTAAGGCCCGTGTTCAGCTGGCAT CTCTTCCTAAGTTTCACACTCATCCAGAGTCCATGAGCGTGGATGAGGGAGGAGTGGCACGTTTTCAGTGCCAAGTAAACAGTATTCCTGAAGCCAGCATCACCTGGGAGAAAGATCGTATGGCCATCAGCACATCAAATGAAAG gTACACACTTCTCCCTATGGGCATCCTGCAGATTACTGGGGTGAAGAAGTCAGACGCTGGAGTTTTTCGCTGTGTTGCCACCAACATTGCTAACATTCGCTACAGTCACGAAGCCCTGCTCAACGTCACTG GTGGAGCTCCACGCATCTACAAGGAACCAGTGATCCTGTCTGGACCCCAGAACCTCACCATCACTGTCCATCAGACAGCCATTTTGGAATGTATCGCTACAGGAAACCCCAGACCGATTGTGTcttggagcagacagg ATGGCAGATCCATAGGTGTGGAAGGAATCCAGGTCCTGGGCACGGGTAACCTGATGATCTCTGACGTGTCCCTGCAGCACTCtggagtatatgtgtgtgctgcCAACCGTCCTGGTACAAGGATGAGACGAACAGCACTTGGCAGGCTTGTAGTTCAAG CTCCTCCTGAATTTATCCAGTGGCCACAGTCTGTGTCTAAACCAATAGGGGGCAGTGCAGTTTTCACATGTGTGGCTCAAGGAGTTCCTGAACCTCATCTCATCTGGCTAAAGAATGGCAAGATCCTCACACCTGGAGACAATGTCAAACTCACCAACAACAACAG TACCCTGGCAGTGACTCGTATCACGTCTGACGATGAAGCCATCTACCAGTGCATAGCTGAGAACAGTGCTGGCACAAATCAGGCAAGTGCTCGACTGGCTGTGTCTCTGGCCACAGAGCTGCCTGAGTCTCCTCAGGGCCTGAAGGCGACACCTCTGTCCAAGAACACTCTGCAGCTGTCATGGACTCAGCCTTCGATAGAGGTGACTGACAGCATCATCGGATATGTGCTGCACATCCGCAAAACGGGCG AACCAGACAATAAAGAACTTCAGGAGGCCGTGAGCAAGACAACCTTCCAGCATGATCTCACCAACCTGGAGCCTGCCACCACCTATTCCGTCTACCTGAAGGCCTACTCTCCTGTGGGTGCGAGCCAGAAATCTAGCACTGTGGTTGCTACTACACTAGGGGGCG TTCCTACTCCACCTGCATTCTTCACTAAAGTGATGAATGCCACATCTGTGCAAGTCCTTTGGGAGTTGCCGAACAAGCCGGGTAAAGTTGAGGGTTTCAGACTATCCTTTCGCCGAGTCCCTCACGGAGATTTTCAGGGCCCAGTTCAGATGTCATGCGACACTAATGTCCACACCCTTGCACACCTCG ATCCTGGCGCCGTGTACGAAATCAAACTGGTGGCCTACAATGGCAACGGAGAGAGCGATTGCTCCAAGCGATTGGTGTCACTGGCAGAGGATGGAACCACTGCTAAAGCCAGTTTAG GAGAGGAGAGCAGGTGCAACTGTAGGGAAACTGAGGGCTCACTAGCAGGAATGGTTATTGGAATCCACATTGGCATGGCCTGCATCATCTTCTGTGTGCTGTTCCTGATGTTTGGATACCGCCGCAG TTTCCTCTGCAGAAAGTGGACTCAGGACAAATGGTCTGTCCCCAAAGGTGATGATGGAGGACATCACGCACACAACAATGGCATTTCTAAAAACGGGTCACCACATAGCCATGCCATCGAACTTGTGCCTCAG GGTCAAAGCCAAGCTTTTCCTACGCAGTGCCAAGTTCTTATAGAGCAGCACTCATCTGCTTTGCCTGGCACAGATGCGGGCACTGGCTAG